Proteins from a single region of Strix aluco isolate bStrAlu1 chromosome 5, bStrAlu1.hap1, whole genome shotgun sequence:
- the DUS4L gene encoding tRNA-dihydrouridine(20a/20b) synthase [NAD(P)+]-like isoform X3, protein MIGDIIETKQCQLKDPMDLFHSGQVVKICAPMVRYSKLAFRTLVRKYSCDLCYTPMIVAADFVRSAKARDSEFTTNKGDHPLIVQFAAKEAQVLCDAARIVCPFADGIDLNCGCPQRWAMSEGYGACLINKPELVRDMVRHVRNQIDNPRFSVSIKIRIHEDLKRTVDLCQKAEATGVSWITVHGRSVEERHQPVHYDAIKIIKQSMSIPIVANGDIKTLKDAENVHHLTGADGKIKQMTFQWTAVAAFLYGEIGVILVLCLPFISPLRWQKIFMIPLWSKMAVFWNKMFLTIIVLLIVLFLDAVREVRKYSAVHVNERAANVNTNAFDHIQMKLFRSQRNLYLSGFSLFLWLVLRRTVTLLTQLAKGMASHAALETQVNDATEAAKKYMAENERLQEALSEKGSSKKKQSAEVTDEMLKKEVEHLKVELQKTSNALHKANNEVIAVKKQSEGLKREYDNLMKEYERLQDSLNEAEDRKDL, encoded by the exons ATGATTGGTGACATCATAGAAACTAAACAATGCCAACTAAAAGATCCCATGGATTTGTTTCATTCTGGGCAAGTTGTAAAAATATGTGCCCCTATGGTCCGCTATTCAAA GTTGGCTTTCAGAACCTTGGTTAGGAAATACAGTTGCGATTTGTGCTACACACCAATGATAGTGGCAGCTGATTTTGTGAGATCTGCAAAAGCTAGAGACAGTGAATTTACAAcaaacaaag GTGATCATCCATTGATTGTTCAGTTTGCTGCTAAAGAAGCACAGGTCTTGTGTGATGCTGCCCGTATCGTCTGCCCTTTTGCAGATGGAATAGACCTGAACTGTGGCTGTCCTCAGAG atgggCAATGTCAGAAGGTTATGGTGCTTGCTTAATAAATAAACCAGAGCTAGTTCGAGATATGGTGAGACATGTACGGAATCAGATTGACAACCCTAGATTTTCAGTATCTATTAAAATAAG GATCCATGAGGACTTAAAAAGAACAGTTGACCTGTGTCAAAAAGCTGAAGCAACTGGAGTTTCATGGATTACAGTACACGGGAGAAGTGTAGAAGAAAGACACCAGCCTGTACATTAtgatgcaattaaaataattaaacaaagcATGTCTATACCTATTGTGGCTAATGGAGacattaaaactttaaaagatgctgaaaatgTTCATCACTTGACAGGAGCAGATGGTAAGATTAAACA GATGACTTTCCAGTGGACGGCAGTTGCCGCCTTTCTGTACGGTGAAATAGGAGTAATTCTCGTGCTCTGCCTGCCGTTTATTTCTCCACTGAG ATGGCAGAAGATTTTTATGATTCCTCTATGGAGCAAAATGGCAGTTTTTTGGAACAAGATGTTTCTTACAATAATAGTTTTACTCATCGTCTTGTTTCTTG ATGCTGTTAGAGAAGTCAGGAAGTACTCGGCCGTTCATGTGAATGAAAGGGCTGCAAATGTCAATACCAATGCCTTTGATCATATTCAGATGAAACTATTCCGATCACAAAGAAACCTCTATCTCTCAGggttttccttgtttctttggCT TGTACTGAGACGTACTGTTACGCTTCTTACTCAGTTGGCAAAAGGGATGGCATCTCATGCAGCTCTGGAAACGCAAGTAAACGATGCTACTGAAGCAGCCAAAAAATACATGGCCGAGAATGAAAGGCTGCAGGAG GCCTTGAGTGAAAAAGGAAGCAGTAAAAAGAAACAGTCAGCAGAAGTAACTGATGAAATGTTGAAGAAGGAAGTTGAACATTTGAAAGTAGAGCTACAGAAGACATCGAATG
- the DUS4L gene encoding tRNA-dihydrouridine(20a/20b) synthase [NAD(P)+]-like isoform X1, whose protein sequence is MIGDIIETKQCQLKDPMDLFHSGQVVKICAPMVRYSKLAFRTLVRKYSCDLCYTPMIVAADFVRSAKARDSEFTTNKGDHPLIVQFAAKEAQVLCDAARIVCPFADGIDLNCGCPQRWAMSEGYGACLINKPELVRDMVRHVRNQIDNPRFSVSIKIRIHEDLKRTVDLCQKAEATGVSWITVHGRSVEERHQPVHYDAIKIIKQSMSIPIVANGDIKTLKDAENVHHLTGADGIMVARGLLANPAMFAGYEETPLQCIQDWVDIALEHGTPFTCFHHHLMYMMERITSKQEKKVFNVLSSTSAVLDYLNDHYGV, encoded by the exons ATGATTGGTGACATCATAGAAACTAAACAATGCCAACTAAAAGATCCCATGGATTTGTTTCATTCTGGGCAAGTTGTAAAAATATGTGCCCCTATGGTCCGCTATTCAAA GTTGGCTTTCAGAACCTTGGTTAGGAAATACAGTTGCGATTTGTGCTACACACCAATGATAGTGGCAGCTGATTTTGTGAGATCTGCAAAAGCTAGAGACAGTGAATTTACAAcaaacaaag GTGATCATCCATTGATTGTTCAGTTTGCTGCTAAAGAAGCACAGGTCTTGTGTGATGCTGCCCGTATCGTCTGCCCTTTTGCAGATGGAATAGACCTGAACTGTGGCTGTCCTCAGAG atgggCAATGTCAGAAGGTTATGGTGCTTGCTTAATAAATAAACCAGAGCTAGTTCGAGATATGGTGAGACATGTACGGAATCAGATTGACAACCCTAGATTTTCAGTATCTATTAAAATAAG GATCCATGAGGACTTAAAAAGAACAGTTGACCTGTGTCAAAAAGCTGAAGCAACTGGAGTTTCATGGATTACAGTACACGGGAGAAGTGTAGAAGAAAGACACCAGCCTGTACATTAtgatgcaattaaaataattaaacaaagcATGTCTATACCTATTGTGGCTAATGGAGacattaaaactttaaaagatgctgaaaatgTTCATCACTTGACAGGAGCAGATG GTATAATGGTGGCTAGAGGACTCTTAGCAAATCCAGCTATGTTTGCAGGATACGAAGAGACACCTTTACAGTGCATCCAGGACTGGGTTGACATTGCTCTTGAGCATGGAACTCCTTTTACATGTTTTCACCACCACTTAATGTACATGATGGAACGGATaacttcaaaacaagaaaaaaaagtttttaatgttttatcaAGTACCTCAGCAGTGCTAGATTATCTGAATGACCATTATGGTGTGTGA